From one Cucurbita pepo subsp. pepo cultivar mu-cu-16 unplaced genomic scaffold, ASM280686v2 Cp4.1_scaffold000173, whole genome shotgun sequence genomic stretch:
- the LOC111784205 gene encoding glucan endo-1,3-beta-glucosidase 12-like, producing the protein MPIAFSPFLFLLFSATALGDPGLIGVNYGRIADNLPPPHKVVDLLKQQGIHRIKVYDTDAAVLTALSNSNISIVVALSNHLLSSAAADSSFTDNWVQSKISNYYPATKINAVAVGNEVFVDPNNTTNFLIPAMKNVYSSLQKYNLHDSIKVSSPIALTALASSYPTSSGSFKPDLIEPVIKPMLDFLHQTESYLMVNAYPFFAYAANSDQISLDYALFRENSGVVDPGNGLKYFSLFEAQVDAVYAAMMALKYDDVKVVVTETGWPSIGEEKEVGASKENAASYNGNLVRRVLTGRGTPLRPEDPLDVFLFALFNENQKPGPTSERNYGLFYPNEEEVYQIPFTLADMASETPTPMNGSKAQVPPSKGDTWCVANGNAAAEKLREGLDYACGEGGADCGAIQPGSTCYNPNSLEAHASYAFNSYYQKMGRASGTCYFGGVAYVVTQPPQYGNCEFPTGY; encoded by the exons ATGCCCATCGCCTTTTCCcctttcctctttcttctcttttccgCCACCGCTCTCGGAGACCCCGGATTGATTGGGGTTAACTACGGCCGAATCGCCGACAACCTTCCCCCGCCCCACAAAGTTGTTGACCTCCTCAAACAGCAAGGGATCCACCGCATCAAAGTCTATGACaccgatgccgccgtccttaCTGCCCTTTCCAACTCCAACATCTCCATCGTTGTTGCTCTTTCCAACCACCTCCTCTCCTCCGCCGCAGCGGATTCTTCCTTCACCGACAATTGGGTCCAATCCAAAATCTCTAATTATTACCCTGCCACCAAAATCAACGCCGTCGCCGTCGGCAACGAGGTCTTTGTCGACCCCAACAACACCACCAATTTCCTCATCCCCGCCATGAAAAACGTCTACTCCTCGCTACAGAAATATAACCTCCACGACTCCATCAAAGTCTCCTCCCCCATTGCCCTCACCGCCCTCGCTTCCTCCTACCCGACCTCCTCCGGTTCCTTCAAACCGGACCTTATCGAGCCAGTCATCAAACCCATGCTCGACTTTCTCCACCAGACCGAATCTTACCTTATGGTTAACGCCTACCCCTTCTTCGCATACGCCGCTAACTCCGACCAGATTTCTCTGGACTACGCTCTCTTCCGGGAGAACTCCGGCGTTGTGGACCCCGGCAATGGGTTGAAATACTTCAGTCTTTTCGAGGCTCAAGTGGACGCTGTTTACGCCGCCATGATGGCGCTTAAATACGACGACGTTAAGGTCGTGGTTACGGAGACTGGGTGGCCGTCGATAGGGGAGGAGAAGGAAGTGGGAGCGAGTAAGGAGAATGCGGCGTCGTATAACGGCAATTTGGTTAGGAGAGTTCTGACAGGGAGAGGGACCCCCTTGAGACCAGAAGACCCATTGGACGTCTTTCTGTTCGCGTTGTTCAATGAGAATCAGAAACCGGGGCCCACCTCTGAGAGAAATTACGGTTTGTTTTACCCCAACGAGGAGGAGGTTTATCAGATCCCTTTCACACTCGCGGACATGGCGAGTGAGACTCCGACGCCGATGAACGGGAGTAAGGCTCAGGTGCCGCCGTCCAAAGGGGATACCTGGTGTGTGGCTAATGGGAACGCGGCGGCGGAGAAGCTGCGGGAGGGTTTGGATTATGCCTGTGGAGAGGGGGGTGCTGATTGTGGTGCGATTCAGCCAGGTTCCACGTGTTACAATCCTAACTCACTTGAGGCACACGCTTCGTACGCGTTCAATAGCTATTACCAGAAGATGGGCCGTGCGAGTGGCACGTGCTACTTTGGTGGTGTTGCCTACGTGGTTACTCAACCTCCCC AGTACGGAAACTGCGAGTTCCCTACAGGGTACTAA
- the LOC111784208 gene encoding uncharacterized protein LOC111784208, translating into MGRNVEAYSTCFLLIALLFSALLASYHLLPFHSWRWHSMANWSHGFSRTTTVVQTVDDTKPLEFALARLVRGKDRTQLKKSGFSCHSDFHSKVCLTQNPVRMNNTALQIYISTNQTQQNFTQMSIHPYARQEDKMTLRDVTPIQIIQQNKTLLPVCQFLHNHPVLIFSTGGFTGNLFHEFDETIIPLFITSYHFRTRLQFLITDYKPWWVRKYNRILSRLSRFDVINPEKDGSVHCFTGAVIGLKFHDILSLNYTDIPGGYSMSDFRSFLRQTYNLQVKNVTELGGGKPVVMLISRQKSRTFLNEWEMIDMMKELGFEVITTTPQRMSNLDKFSRVVNSCSVMVGAHGAGLTNELFLAAGAVVVQVVPLGLDWASTFLFGHPAGDMELKYLEYKMEAEESSLWDTYGENHPVIRDPESIFAKGYFASRAIYVDEQNLKINLTRFRDTMIRVKNLVG; encoded by the exons ATGGGGAGAAATGTGGAAGCATATTCTACTTGCTTCCTTCTCATTGCTTTGCTTTTTTCAGCACTTCTTGCCTCCTATCATCTCCTTCCATTTCACTCCT GGCGATGGCATTCCATGGCGAATTGGAGCCACGGGTTCAGCCGCACGACAACTGTTGTTCAGACGGTAGATGATACAAAGCCGCTTGAATTTGCCTTGGCAAGGCTAGTGAGAG GAAAGGATCGTACCCAACTCAAAAAAAGTGGATTTTCGTGCCATTCAGATTTCCATTCCAAAGTTTGTTTGACACAAAACCCAGTTCGGATGAACAACACTGCCCTTCAAATCTACATCTCAACCAATCAAACTcaacaaaatttcactcaaatgtCAATTCATCCATACGCAAGACAAGAGGATAAGATGACACTACGAGATGTCACTCCAATTCAAATAatccaacaaaacaaaacccttTTACCTGTTTGTCAATTCCTCCACAACCATCCTGTCCTCATCTTCTCCACCGGCGGCTTCACCGGAAACCTTTTCCACGAGTTCGATGAGACCATTATTCCTCTGTTCATCACTTCCTACCACTTTCGAACTCGCCTTCAATTTCTCATTACCGATTACAAACCTTGGTGGGTCCGAAAGTACAACCGAATTCTCTCGCGGTTGTCCCGTTTCGATGTTATAAATCCAGAGAAAGACGGAAGTGTCCACTGCTTCACTGGAGCTGTCATAGGATTGAAATTTCACGACATTTTATCGTTGAATTACACCGACATTCCAGGAGGTTATTCCATGTCGGACTTTCGGAGTTTCCTAAGGCAAACATACAATTTACAAGTGAAGAACGTGACGGAATTGGGAGGTGGAAAGCCGGTGGTAATGCTGATATCTCGTCAAAAGTCGAGGACATTTCTGAACGAATGGGAAATGATTGACATGATGAAGGAACTTGGGTTCGAAGTAATCACGACAACGCCGCAAAGAATGTCGAATTTGGACAAGTTTTCGAGGGTTGTAAACTCGTGTAGCGTGATGGTTGGAGCACATGGGGCTGGACTGACGAACGAGCTGTTTTTGGCGGCGGGTGCGGTGGTGGTGCAGGTGGTGCCGTTGGGGCTGGACTGGGCTTCCACGTTTTTGTTTGGTCACCCAGCGGGTGACATGGAGCTTAAGTATTTGGAGTACAAGATGGAGGCGGAGGAGAGTTCCTTATGGGATACGTATGGGGAAAATCACCCTGTTATTAGAGATCCTGAGTCGATCTTTGCCAAGGGTTACTTTGCGAGTAGAGCGATCTATGTAGATGAGCAGAATTTGAAGATAAATTTGACCAGGTTTCGGGACACTATGATTCGAGTGAAGAATCTTGtcggataa